One Halorientalis litorea DNA segment encodes these proteins:
- a CDS encoding CDP-2,3-bis-(O-geranylgeranyl)-sn-glycerol synthase, whose protein sequence is MDIVGVLAVAFWVMLPAYVPNNAAVLVGGGPPIDGGRTWHGRRLLGDGKTWRGTVGGIAAGVVLALALNAIRTAVGGPLAGLPAFPAAAVVALPTGALLGDIAASFLKRRTGRERGAAFPGLDQLDLVVGSLALTAVAAPGWVLATFTPPVLVTVLVVTPVLHVSTNLLAYKLSLKSEPW, encoded by the coding sequence ATGGACATCGTCGGGGTACTCGCGGTGGCGTTCTGGGTCATGCTGCCCGCCTACGTCCCCAACAACGCCGCCGTCCTCGTCGGCGGCGGTCCGCCCATCGACGGCGGCCGGACGTGGCACGGGCGTCGGCTGTTGGGGGACGGCAAGACGTGGCGGGGGACCGTCGGGGGCATCGCCGCGGGTGTCGTCCTCGCGCTCGCGCTGAACGCGATTCGGACGGCCGTCGGCGGGCCGTTGGCCGGGCTTCCGGCGTTTCCGGCGGCCGCCGTCGTCGCACTCCCGACGGGGGCGTTGCTCGGTGACATCGCGGCGTCGTTTCTCAAGCGGCGAACGGGACGCGAACGCGGCGCGGCCTTCCCCGGCCTCGACCAGTTGGACCTCGTGGTCGGGTCCCTCGCCCTGACTGCCGTGGCCGCCCCGGGGTGGGTCCTCGCGACGTTCACGCCCCCGGTTCTCGTGACCGTGCTGGTCGTGACGCCCGTCCTCCACGTCAGTACGAACCTGCTCGCGTACAAACTCTCGCTGAAGAGCGAGCCGTGGTGA
- a CDS encoding proline dehydrogenase family protein, producing the protein MLPPIASRFVAGESDAAALERARRLNDRGVGAILNLLGEHYDRPERAGADADTYERLVGDIGRTDLDACVSVKPSQLGLDAGADTFRRTLSRVVDRADEAGVFVWIDMEDHTTTDATLDAFEAETRRHGGTVGVCLQANLRRTRADLERLAGLPGKVRLVKGAYDEPAEIAYTDHQRVNEAYRDHLGYLFRAFDGGVAVGSHDPAMIEHARGLHDEYGTDFEIQMLMGVREDAQFELAREFDVYQYAPYGSRWLSYFYRRVAERKENLAFAVRAIVN; encoded by the coding sequence ATGCTCCCGCCGATAGCGAGTCGGTTCGTCGCCGGTGAGTCCGACGCCGCCGCACTGGAACGCGCCCGACGGCTGAACGACCGGGGCGTCGGTGCGATTCTCAACCTGCTGGGCGAACACTACGACCGCCCCGAGCGGGCCGGCGCGGACGCCGACACCTACGAGCGACTGGTCGGCGACATCGGGCGGACGGACCTCGACGCCTGCGTCTCGGTCAAACCGTCGCAACTTGGCCTCGACGCCGGCGCGGACACCTTTCGCCGCACGCTCTCGCGTGTCGTGGACCGCGCCGACGAGGCAGGCGTGTTCGTCTGGATAGACATGGAGGACCACACGACGACGGACGCGACGCTCGACGCCTTCGAGGCGGAGACGCGGCGACACGGCGGCACCGTCGGCGTCTGCCTGCAGGCGAACCTCCGGCGGACCCGCGCGGACCTCGAACGACTCGCGGGCTTGCCGGGGAAGGTGCGACTGGTCAAGGGGGCCTACGACGAACCCGCCGAGATAGCCTACACCGACCACCAACGGGTCAACGAGGCCTACCGCGACCACCTCGGGTACCTGTTCCGGGCGTTCGACGGCGGCGTCGCCGTGGGGAGTCACGACCCGGCGATGATAGAACACGCACGCGGCCTCCACGACGAGTACGGGACGGACTTCGAGATACAGATGTTGATGGGAGTCCGCGAGGACGCCCAGTTCGAACTCGCGCGCGAGTTCGACGTGTATCAGTACGCCCCGTACGGTTCGCGGTGGCTGTCGTACTTCTACCGTCGGGTAGCGGAACGCAAGGAGAACCTCGCGTTCGCGGTTCGGGCAATCGTCAATTAA
- a CDS encoding branched-chain amino acid transaminase, whose amino-acid sequence MGFDEMDVDTIWLDGEFVDWEDAQVHVLTHGLHYGTGVFEGARCYDTENGPAMFRWEEHLDRLYQSGQPYDIEIPFDREELTDATVELIQRQDLDSCYIRPVAFYGYNELGLNPSNCPVQVAIAVWPWGAYLGEEALEEGVDVAVSSWRKYSSSQIPTNAKTTGPYVNSVLASLEAKDNGYTEAILLNKEGNVAEGPGENIFLVRDGEIYTTGLAESILDGITRQTVITLAEDLGYTVHDGATISRGELYTADELFFSGTAAEVTPIRTVDDTEIGAGTKGPVTDEIQSKFFEVIDRRTDEYEDWFHYV is encoded by the coding sequence ATGGGTTTCGACGAAATGGACGTCGACACGATTTGGCTTGACGGCGAGTTCGTCGACTGGGAGGACGCGCAGGTCCACGTTCTCACCCACGGACTCCACTACGGAACCGGCGTCTTCGAGGGTGCCCGGTGCTACGACACGGAGAACGGCCCCGCCATGTTCCGGTGGGAGGAACACCTCGACCGGCTCTACCAGTCCGGCCAGCCGTACGACATCGAGATTCCCTTCGACCGCGAGGAGTTGACCGACGCAACGGTCGAACTCATCCAGCGACAGGACCTCGACTCCTGTTACATCCGCCCCGTGGCGTTCTACGGCTACAACGAACTCGGGCTGAACCCCTCGAACTGTCCCGTGCAGGTCGCCATCGCCGTCTGGCCGTGGGGGGCCTACCTCGGCGAGGAAGCACTCGAAGAGGGCGTCGACGTGGCCGTCTCCTCGTGGCGCAAGTACAGTTCGAGCCAGATTCCGACCAACGCCAAAACTACCGGCCCGTACGTCAACAGCGTGCTGGCGTCGCTGGAGGCCAAGGACAACGGCTACACCGAGGCCATCCTCCTCAACAAGGAGGGCAACGTCGCCGAAGGGCCGGGCGAGAACATCTTCCTCGTGCGCGACGGCGAGATCTACACGACTGGCCTCGCCGAGTCCATCCTCGACGGTATCACGCGCCAGACGGTCATCACGCTGGCCGAGGACCTCGGGTACACCGTCCACGACGGCGCGACCATCTCACGGGGCGAACTGTACACCGCCGACGAACTGTTCTTCAGCGGCACCGCCGCGGAAGTCACGCCCATCCGCACCGTCGACGACACCGAAATCGGTGCGGGCACGAAGGGGCCGGTCACCGACGAGATTCAGTCGAAGTTCTTCGAGGTCATCGACCGGCGGACCGACGAGTACGAGGACTGGTTCCACTACGTCTGA
- the hemC gene encoding hydroxymethylbilane synthase, whose amino-acid sequence MTTRGGTLRLATRGSDLALRQAATVKEALDGRRHAVELVEVETTGDQLQDELIHRLGKTGAFVRALDEEVIDGDLDAAVHSMKDMPTEMPAALVVAGVPERATAVDVLVTPDGTALADLPEGATVGTSSLRRQAQLLAERPDLDVQPLRGNVDTRIEKLLAPTLQQEHERRLDAAEGEADAATFERSLEEWFDGLREIERTALEREVETAYDGIVLAEAGLERAGLLHHVETERLPADQFVPAPGQGALAVTALDGDLAESIRGTLDHAPTRTATTVERTVLDELGGGCVAPIGVNAVVQGSVVHTAVRVLSRDGEEEVRATRDLPVEHHRRAARDMAAELADEGAADLIAAAKRAEPDEAKREDS is encoded by the coding sequence ATGACTACTCGCGGCGGGACGCTCAGGCTGGCGACCCGGGGGTCCGACCTCGCACTCCGGCAGGCGGCGACCGTCAAGGAGGCACTCGACGGGCGGCGTCACGCGGTCGAACTCGTGGAGGTCGAGACGACGGGCGACCAGTTGCAGGACGAACTCATCCACCGGCTCGGGAAGACCGGGGCGTTCGTCCGGGCACTCGACGAGGAGGTCATCGACGGTGACCTCGACGCGGCGGTACACTCCATGAAAGACATGCCAACCGAGATGCCGGCGGCGTTGGTCGTCGCGGGCGTTCCGGAACGCGCCACGGCCGTGGACGTGTTGGTCACGCCCGACGGGACGGCCCTGGCGGACCTGCCCGAGGGCGCGACGGTCGGCACGTCCAGCCTCCGGCGGCAGGCACAGCTGTTGGCCGAGCGGCCGGACCTCGACGTGCAACCGCTCCGGGGCAACGTCGACACGCGCATCGAGAAACTGCTCGCGCCCACACTCCAGCAGGAACACGAACGCCGCCTCGACGCCGCGGAGGGCGAGGCGGACGCGGCGACGTTCGAGCGGTCGCTCGAGGAGTGGTTCGACGGCCTCCGTGAAATCGAGCGGACTGCACTCGAACGGGAGGTTGAGACGGCGTACGACGGCATCGTCCTCGCCGAGGCGGGACTCGAACGGGCGGGCCTGCTCCACCACGTCGAGACCGAGCGACTCCCAGCCGACCAGTTCGTCCCCGCACCGGGGCAGGGCGCGCTGGCGGTGACGGCACTCGACGGCGACCTCGCGGAGTCGATACGCGGCACGCTCGACCACGCGCCGACCCGGACCGCGACCACCGTCGAACGAACGGTCCTCGACGAACTCGGCGGCGGCTGTGTGGCTCCCATCGGCGTCAACGCCGTCGTGCAGGGGAGCGTCGTCCACACGGCCGTCCGAGTGCTGAGCCGTGACGGTGAGGAGGAAGTGCGGGCCACGCGTGACTTGCCGGTCGAACACCACCGGCGTGCGGCCCGCGACATGGCGGCCGAGCTGGCCGACGAGGGCGCGGCGGACCTCATCGCGGCGGCGAAACGTGCGGAACCG
- a CDS encoding DUF502 domain-containing protein codes for MAALKRDIASGLIVLLPLIVTAYIVAVIYNQLAAVPVPIEYRPLRVLLTLVVFFLLVLSIGYLGRTAFGDVIEEVLDNLVNRLPGLRVVYNASKMAVETAVSGTEELQTPVKIETWNGMRMTAFKTGKTTEDGRDVIFLPTAPNITTGFVIEVESDDYTETDESVEDALTRILSAGFGESSDDGISINVTDELTGDGEQTDGDATAEDGTGAPEADDD; via the coding sequence ATGGCCGCGCTGAAACGGGATATCGCGAGCGGACTCATCGTTCTCCTGCCACTCATCGTAACTGCCTACATCGTCGCCGTCATCTACAACCAACTCGCGGCGGTGCCAGTCCCCATCGAGTACCGCCCGTTGCGCGTGCTGCTCACGTTGGTCGTGTTCTTCCTTCTCGTCCTCTCGATCGGCTACCTCGGGCGGACCGCCTTCGGCGACGTCATCGAGGAAGTGCTCGACAACTTGGTGAACCGACTCCCCGGTCTCCGTGTCGTCTACAACGCTTCGAAGATGGCCGTCGAAACCGCCGTTTCCGGGACTGAAGAACTCCAGACGCCGGTCAAAATCGAAACGTGGAACGGGATGCGGATGACCGCGTTCAAGACCGGCAAAACGACCGAGGACGGCCGCGACGTGATTTTCCTCCCGACCGCCCCGAACATCACCACCGGGTTCGTCATCGAAGTCGAGTCCGACGACTACACCGAAACCGACGAGAGCGTTGAGGACGCGCTCACGCGCATCCTCAGTGCCGGGTTCGGCGAATCGAGCGACGACGGCATCTCCATCAACGTGACGGACGAACTCACCGGCGACGGCGAACAGACCGACGGTGACGCGACGGCCGAGGACGGCACCGGTGCCCCGGAGGCGGACGACGACTAA